In the Manis javanica isolate MJ-LG chromosome 12, MJ_LKY, whole genome shotgun sequence genome, GTCAAGGCAGCAGGAAGGCGTCACCCGGAAGAGAAGGCAGGCTAAGCGATCCGCCGCCAGACCTGTCGCCTCGCAGCTGAGGCTTGACTAGCTAGCTCCTGAGCAACTCTTGACCTGGACAAAACAGCTGAGGCGCCGTGTCTGATGCAATGTGATGGCCACCCGCCTAGAAGCCTGGGGATTCAGAAGAGCAAGAGAGGAAGTGGCCCAAACAGACACGAGGGCTATGGCCGACCTTACTAACGAGGCCTCTAAGTCCTTTACTGATGAGGTACAGAGTTTGGGTTCGTTCAGCAACTCTGGAGGACCGCAGCCCCCGCCGCATGCCTCTGGGAGCAAACCTGAGAGTGGAAGACTAACTACATGCTTGGAATATCAAGACAAACAATCTGAGCTTTCAGACTtcagaaataatgaaacagagtTGAGCAGAAAATGGATCAACCACCTCAAGGGCAAAGAGACTAACTCTGGACAGCAGCAATTAGACACTGCAGTTCACACAGAAATCACTCGTGTATCCGATGAAGAACTGAATGCCCTGCGCTCTTTTTGCACCGCTAAGATAAACCTGCTCCGTCACAGAGCAAActccaaggagaaaaaaagcaacagaCATCAAACGCTGCAACTTAGATGGAATGCAGATGCTTCAAAGACAGACGCCTTAAACTGTAATGTCCCTGATGAGCTTTTGAACagaatctatttaaaaaacatgAGGACAACAAAAGTGGTGGCAACAGTGAAGCAGCACATTTCTTCTCAGTGTCCCAGTTGTAACAGAAAAAGAGCAGAACTGGCCCAGTCTGCTTTTCTGACACGAAAGAAGACTTTACTGGAAACATTTCTACTCCAAAAGAAAATCGATGAACATCTTCATACTAAAGACTTTCTTACCTTTATTGGAGAGGCACATCAGGGCCTTCCTAGGCTTTCAGATGACCCCCAAATTATCtgggaaagaataaaagagaaaagtcagATCAGATACTCTGGTTTTGAAAAGTCAGATACAAAGCAGAAGATGTGATAGAATGGAAATAGCACTTGTATTCACCTTTTTCTCTACCATTTCTTGAACCAC is a window encoding:
- the C12H8orf48 gene encoding uncharacterized protein C8orf48 homolog, which translates into the protein MATRLEAWGFRRAREEVAQTDTRAMADLTNEASKSFTDEVQSLGSFSNSGGPQPPPHASGSKPESGRLTTCLEYQDKQSELSDFRNNETELSRKWINHLKGKETNSGQQQLDTAVHTEITRVSDEELNALRSFCTAKINLLRHRANSKEKKSNRHQTLQLRWNADASKTDALNCNVPDELLNRIYLKNMRTTKVVATVKQHISSQCPSCNRKRAELAQSAFLTRKKTLLETFLLQKKIDEHLHTKDFLTFIGEAHQGLPRLSDDPQIIWERIKEKSQIRYSGFEKSDTKQKM